The following are encoded together in the Deinococcus soli (ex Cha et al. 2016) genome:
- a CDS encoding SPOR domain-containing protein, which translates to MSRAAGPRRWPDLMIGALVLLLLGGFGTLLLRPQPGAQGSVPATETSPAPTTDSAIPGAPGSDSAGNEGAVGTESITPPATTTPGALPTTDSAAGNTPDDASTSEATTAETSTVEAPVIAAAPIGTPDPALTGAAPAPATSADPDADPSTGEAADAAPTDAAPAARTGGAVPTSEQRTPLRSDYRITLGTFSSGAAAQQAAQGVSALGYTVYPIDVAAGVVAQVGPFADETTAREALADVQRAYPGAVLYPPRNRSLSAPTTSEAPTPTTAPPAEPTPAPTSDETSNTGPTYLQVGAFDRLESAQNLVQQLRDLGYNPTVNAPSGKKVTVLVGPYTGDPLTRTETRLRENGLDSFRVR; encoded by the coding sequence GTGAGCCGCGCCGCCGGACCCCGCCGCTGGCCCGACCTGATGATCGGCGCGCTGGTCCTGCTGCTGCTGGGCGGCTTCGGCACGCTGCTCCTGCGTCCCCAGCCGGGCGCACAGGGCAGCGTCCCCGCCACGGAGACCAGCCCGGCCCCCACCACCGACAGTGCCATACCCGGCGCGCCCGGCAGCGACAGCGCGGGCAATGAAGGTGCGGTGGGCACCGAGTCCATCACCCCACCAGCCACGACCACCCCCGGCGCGCTGCCCACCACGGACAGCGCCGCCGGAAACACCCCCGACGACGCCAGCACCTCCGAGGCCACCACCGCTGAGACCAGCACGGTCGAGGCGCCGGTCATCGCCGCGGCCCCCATCGGCACCCCGGACCCCGCCCTGACCGGCGCGGCCCCGGCCCCGGCCACCAGCGCCGATCCGGACGCGGACCCCAGCACGGGTGAAGCCGCAGACGCGGCACCTACCGACGCTGCGCCTGCGGCGCGAACCGGCGGCGCCGTCCCCACCAGCGAGCAACGCACCCCGCTGCGCAGCGACTACCGCATCACCCTGGGCACCTTCAGCAGCGGCGCCGCCGCCCAGCAGGCCGCGCAGGGCGTCAGTGCCCTCGGGTACACCGTGTACCCCATCGACGTCGCCGCCGGGGTCGTCGCGCAGGTAGGTCCTTTCGCCGACGAGACCACCGCCCGCGAGGCTCTGGCCGACGTGCAGCGCGCCTACCCCGGCGCGGTCCTCTACCCCCCCAGAAACCGCAGCCTCAGTGCGCCCACGACCAGCGAGGCGCCCACCCCCACCACTGCACCGCCCGCTGAACCCACCCCCGCCCCCACCAGCGATGAGACGAGCAACACCGGCCCCACCTACCTGCAGGTCGGCGCGTTCGACCGTCTGGAAAGCGCACAGAACCTCGTGCAGCAACTGCGCGACCTGGGCTACAACCCCACCGTGAACGCCCCCAGCGGCAAGAAAGTCACCGTGCTCGTCGGCCCCTACACCGGCGATCCCCTCACACGCACCGAGACCCGCCTCAGAGAGAACGGCCTCGACAGCTTCCGGGTCCGCTGA
- a CDS encoding redox-sensing transcriptional repressor Rex, which produces MAEIPTAAISRLVTYLRILEQLELQDVSRTSSTDLAERAGVTAFQVRKDLAYFGRFGTRGMGYTVPILKRELVRVLGLNRTWNVVIVGVGRLGQAIANYPGASDYQFQYVGLFDVNPDLIGTQVRGLRVQHLDTLRDFTQTQTVDMGFLAVPPDRAQDAAQSLADASVKGILNFAPTVIQPRTIERPGHTDLSDEWRGVIVENVDFLAGMKRLAFYILNPHLKDAPTPEDPA; this is translated from the coding sequence GTGGCCGAAATCCCCACCGCCGCCATCAGCCGACTCGTCACGTACCTGCGCATCCTCGAACAGCTCGAACTGCAGGACGTCAGCCGCACCAGCAGCACCGACCTCGCCGAACGCGCCGGCGTCACCGCCTTCCAGGTTCGCAAGGACCTCGCGTACTTCGGCCGCTTCGGCACGCGCGGCATGGGCTACACCGTCCCCATCCTCAAACGCGAACTGGTGCGCGTCCTGGGCCTGAACCGCACCTGGAACGTCGTGATCGTCGGCGTGGGCCGCCTCGGACAGGCCATCGCCAACTACCCCGGCGCCAGCGACTACCAGTTCCAGTACGTGGGTCTGTTCGACGTGAACCCCGACCTGATCGGGACCCAGGTCCGTGGCCTGCGCGTCCAGCACCTCGACACCCTGCGCGACTTCACCCAGACGCAGACCGTCGACATGGGCTTCCTGGCCGTCCCACCCGACCGCGCCCAGGACGCCGCACAATCGCTTGCAGACGCCAGCGTGAAAGGTATCCTGAACTTCGCCCCCACCGTCATTCAACCCCGCACCATCGAACGACCGGGCCACACCGACCTCAGCGACGAGTGGCGCGGCGTGATCGTGGAAAACGTCGACTTCCTCGCCGGCATGAAACGCCTCGCCTTCTACATCCTCAACCCCCACCTCAAAGACGCCCCCACCCCGGAGGACCCCGCATGA